The proteins below are encoded in one region of Bos indicus x Bos taurus breed Angus x Brahman F1 hybrid chromosome 2, Bos_hybrid_MaternalHap_v2.0, whole genome shotgun sequence:
- the EN1 gene encoding homeobox protein engrailed-1, whose protein sequence is MEEQQPEPKSQRDSGLGAAAAVAAAPGSLTLSLSPGASGSSGSDGDSVPVSPQPAPPSPPAAPCLPPLAHHPHLPPHPPPPPPPPPQQHLAAPAHQPQPAAQLHRTTNFFIDNILRPDFGCKKEQPPPQLLVAAAAAAGGGTGGGRVERDRGQTGSGRDPVHPLGTRAPGAASLLCTADGNCGPPDGSPPATAGGAGASKAGNPAAAAAAAAAAAVAAAAAAAAAAAKPSDSGGGSGGGVGSPGVQGAKYPEHSNPAILLMGSANGGPVVKTDSQQPLVWPAWVYCTRYSDRPSSGPRTRKLKKKKNEKEDKRPRTAFTAEQLQRLKAEFQANRYITEQRRQTLAQELSLNESQIKIWFQNKRAKIKKATGIKNGLALHLMAQGLYNHSTTTVQDKDESE, encoded by the exons ATGGAAGAACAGCAGCCGGAACCTAAAAGTCAGCGCGACTCGGGCCtcggcgcggcggcggcggtggcggcggcccCCGGCAGCCTCACCCTGAGTCTCAGTCCCGGCGCAAGCGGCAGCAGCGGCAGCGATGGAGACAGCGTGCCGGTGTCCCCGCAGCCCGCGCCCCCCTCGCCGCCCGCGGCGCCCTGCCTGCCGCCCCTGGCCCACCACCCGCATCTCCCcccgcaccccccgcccccgccgccgccgccgccgcagcagCATCTCGCGGCGCCTGCTCACCAGCCGCAGCCCGCGGCCCAGCTGCACCGCACCACCAACTTTTTCATCGACAACATCCTGAGGCCGGACTTCGGCTGCAAAAAGGAGCAGCCGCCGCCGCAGCTCCTGGtggcggcggctgcggcggccGGAGGAGGCACAGGCGGAGGCCGGGTCGAGCGTGACAGAGGCCAGACCGGCTCAGGTAGAGACCCCGTCCACCCGCTGGGAACGAGGGCGCCGGGCGCCGCCTCACTCCTGTGCACCGCGGACGGGAACTGTGGCCCACCCGACGGCTCCCCGCCAGCCACCGCCGGCGGGGCGGGCGCGTCCAAAGCTGGGAAcccagcggcggcggcggctgcggcagcagcagcggccgtggcggcggcggcggcggcggcagcagcagcggccAAGCCTTCGGACAGCGGCGGTGGCAGTGGAGGCGGCGTGGGGAGTCCAGGTGTGCAGGGTGCTAAGTACCCGGAGCACAGCAACCCGGCCATACTGCTAATGGGCTCAGCCAACGGCGGGCCCGTTGTCAAAACTGACTCGCAGCAACCCCTCGTGTGGCCCGCCTGGGTCTACTGCACGCGCTACTCCGATCGCCCGTCCTCCG GTCCCCGCACCAGGAagctgaagaagaagaagaacgaGAAGGAGGACAAGCGGCCGAGAACGGCCTTCACGGCCGAGCAGCTGCAGAGACTCAAGGCTGAATTCCAGGCGAACCGCTACATCACTGAGCAGCGGCGGCAGACGCTGGCCCAGGAGCTCAGCCTCAACGAGTCCCAGATCAAGATCTGGTTCCAGAACAAGCGCGCCAAGATCAAGAAAGCCACGGGCATCAAGAACGGCCTGGCGCTGCACCTCATGGCGCAGGGACTATACAACCATTCAACCACCACGGTCCAGGACAAAGACGAGAGCGAGTAG